A portion of the Polaribacter cellanae genome contains these proteins:
- a CDS encoding DUF4175 family protein: MSGFKIIEQKLHRFTRKFYVNELIKGTILFLSLGFLYLIFTLFIEYFLWLKPTARTLLFWVFIIVEVFLLIRFIAIPIFKLLGLRRGISLEESSKIIGAHFPEVKDKLLNVLQLKQNSKQSDLLLASINQKSEKLQPIPFVKAVDFKKNTKYLKYAIVPVLIWLITLISGNNGVFTQSLNRVVNHRTAYNPPAPFSFSLQNKKLQVIQGKPITIIVNTIGTVLPSEAKIIYDNQQYFLQNNGNGTFSYTFSDVQKPVNFFVEANGVQSQDYKIEVINTPTINNISLQLSYPRYVGKRNETIQNTGNIIVPEGTRITWKVQASQTDSVAFINNKKRTLFKNGTNSNFEFSKYIRNSLNYQITSSNRNLRDYENLQFSVGIIKDEVPEISVQTNIDSISRGTAEFAGQISDDYGLNKLQVVYYDVNNPQNQQTFDLQITRSNIQTFFYQFPDGLNLKQGINYELFFQVFDNDAVNGNKKAKSKVFNYRQKTTQEIDEELLQEQRNTINSLEKSIQKQEKQEKELTKIQEDLQNKKKLSWNDKKKVENFIKRQENYKKMMQRQTDELQENLDEKKEENENLQEKKEELKMRIDELKKLDKQQKLLDEIKKMADKLNKEDLVKKAKELAQQNKQQRRSLERMLELTKRFYVEQKTMQIANKLEALAKKQADLEKKEDATLAEQEKINEEFKELKKELEELAKDNEKLKEPMELPDVEDEKEVIDEELKKSEESLKKQDKSGAKKSQKKSSKKMKEMSAKMQKAMEAMEGESIEENMDDLRKILENLVTFSFQQENLMNKFNEISTGHPDYGKDLKKQNDIRTYFEHIDDSLYVLSMRLPKISTKIQDDLSTAHYNLEQSLENFSENRFNNGISNQRYVITSTNNLADYLSNILNSMKNSMSMKMGKGKKGNQGGFSLPDIIKKQGELSEKMKEGMKKEGKKSGQKPGEGQKGGKDGNKPGENGKPGDSGKSGKNGKGKDGKSGENGKVGGEGNRENDDLDGELYEIYKEQSKLRQELQNAIKESENGNPNGNTNAKKALKTMEQLENEILEKGFNAGTIQNMQRLNYELLKLDTAALEQGEDKKRKSTTNFKETKRNKAKALQFKKQFYNQIEILNRQSLPLQENYKIKVREYFSEPQKKEK, from the coding sequence ATGAGCGGATTTAAAATTATAGAACAAAAACTACATCGATTTACGAGAAAATTCTACGTAAATGAACTGATAAAAGGAACCATTTTATTCCTTTCTTTAGGATTCTTATACCTAATTTTTACCCTTTTTATAGAATATTTTTTATGGTTGAAACCCACTGCAAGAACCCTATTATTTTGGGTTTTTATAATTGTTGAAGTTTTTCTACTAATAAGATTTATCGCGATTCCTATTTTTAAATTGTTAGGGTTAAGAAGAGGAATTTCTTTGGAAGAATCTTCAAAAATAATTGGAGCACATTTTCCAGAAGTTAAAGACAAATTATTAAATGTTTTACAGCTGAAACAAAATTCTAAACAATCGGATTTGTTATTGGCGAGTATCAACCAAAAATCGGAAAAGTTACAACCCATTCCGTTTGTAAAAGCTGTTGATTTTAAGAAAAATACCAAGTATTTAAAATACGCAATTGTGCCTGTTTTAATTTGGTTAATTACTTTAATATCAGGTAATAATGGGGTTTTTACACAAAGTTTAAATCGTGTTGTAAACCATAGAACAGCTTACAATCCGCCAGCGCCATTTTCTTTTTCTTTACAAAATAAAAAATTGCAAGTTATTCAGGGAAAACCAATTACAATTATTGTAAATACAATTGGAACTGTGTTGCCTTCCGAAGCAAAAATAATCTACGATAATCAACAATATTTCCTTCAAAATAATGGGAATGGAACTTTTTCTTACACATTTTCGGATGTTCAAAAACCCGTAAATTTCTTTGTTGAAGCAAATGGAGTGCAGTCGCAAGACTATAAAATTGAGGTGATAAACACACCAACAATCAACAATATTTCTTTGCAATTGAGTTACCCAAGATATGTTGGTAAGCGAAATGAAACCATCCAAAATACAGGAAATATAATTGTTCCAGAAGGCACCAGAATTACGTGGAAAGTGCAAGCTTCTCAAACCGATTCTGTGGCGTTTATCAACAATAAAAAAAGAACATTATTCAAAAACGGTACGAATTCTAATTTTGAGTTTTCGAAATATATTAGAAATTCGCTTAATTATCAAATAACATCTTCCAACAGAAATCTTCGCGATTATGAAAATTTGCAATTTTCTGTCGGTATTATTAAAGATGAAGTTCCAGAGATTTCTGTACAAACAAATATCGATAGTATTTCACGTGGAACAGCAGAATTTGCGGGTCAAATTTCCGACGATTATGGGTTAAACAAATTGCAGGTTGTTTATTATGATGTAAATAATCCACAAAACCAACAGACGTTCGATTTACAAATTACGAGATCAAACATTCAAACATTTTTCTATCAATTTCCTGATGGCTTGAATTTAAAACAGGGAATTAATTACGAACTGTTTTTTCAGGTTTTTGATAATGATGCCGTAAATGGAAATAAAAAAGCGAAGAGTAAAGTTTTTAATTATCGACAAAAAACTACGCAAGAAATCGATGAAGAATTATTGCAAGAACAACGCAATACAATTAATAGTTTAGAAAAATCCATTCAAAAACAAGAAAAGCAAGAGAAAGAGTTGACTAAAATTCAGGAAGATTTACAAAACAAAAAAAAGTTAAGTTGGAATGATAAGAAGAAAGTTGAAAATTTTATAAAACGTCAAGAGAATTATAAAAAAATGATGCAACGTCAAACGGATGAGTTGCAAGAAAATTTAGACGAAAAAAAGGAAGAGAATGAGAATCTCCAAGAAAAAAAAGAAGAGCTTAAAATGCGAATTGACGAGCTTAAAAAGTTAGATAAGCAACAGAAGTTGTTAGACGAAATTAAAAAAATGGCAGATAAACTAAACAAGGAAGATTTAGTGAAAAAAGCCAAAGAATTAGCACAACAAAACAAACAACAAAGAAGAAGTTTAGAGCGCATGTTAGAGTTAACGAAACGTTTTTACGTGGAACAAAAAACAATGCAAATTGCCAATAAGTTGGAAGCATTAGCAAAAAAGCAAGCCGATTTAGAGAAAAAAGAAGATGCAACTTTAGCAGAGCAAGAAAAAATAAACGAAGAATTTAAAGAATTAAAAAAGGAATTAGAAGAATTGGCAAAGGATAACGAAAAGTTAAAAGAGCCAATGGAATTGCCAGATGTAGAAGATGAAAAAGAGGTAATTGACGAAGAATTAAAAAAATCGGAAGAAAGTTTAAAAAAGCAAGATAAAAGCGGAGCAAAGAAAAGTCAAAAAAAATCATCTAAAAAGATGAAAGAAATGAGCGCCAAAATGCAAAAGGCGATGGAAGCAATGGAAGGAGAATCCATTGAAGAAAATATGGACGATTTGCGTAAAATTTTAGAAAATTTGGTCACGTTTTCTTTTCAACAAGAAAATTTAATGAATAAATTTAATGAGATTTCTACAGGACATCCAGATTATGGAAAAGACCTAAAAAAGCAAAACGATATTAGAACTTATTTCGAACATATAGACGATAGTTTGTATGTGCTTTCTATGCGTTTACCAAAAATATCCACAAAAATTCAAGACGATTTATCTACTGCACATTACAATTTAGAACAATCTTTAGAAAATTTTTCTGAGAACAGATTCAATAATGGAATCTCAAATCAACGTTATGTAATAACGTCCACAAACAATCTTGCAGACTATTTAAGTAACATTTTAAATAGTATGAAAAATTCGATGTCTATGAAAATGGGCAAAGGAAAAAAAGGAAACCAAGGAGGTTTTAGTTTGCCAGACATTATTAAAAAACAAGGCGAATTATCGGAGAAGATGAAAGAGGGAATGAAAAAAGAAGGAAAGAAATCTGGTCAAAAACCTGGCGAAGGCCAAAAAGGAGGAAAAGACGGAAATAAGCCAGGAGAAAATGGGAAACCTGGCGATTCTGGTAAGTCAGGTAAGAATGGAAAAGGAAAAGATGGCAAATCTGGTGAAAATGGAAAAGTTGGAGGAGAAGGTAATAGAGAAAATGACGATTTAGATGGTGAATTGTATGAGATTTACAAAGAACAATCTAAATTAAGACAAGAACTTCAAAATGCTATAAAAGAAAGCGAAAACGGAAATCCTAATGGAAATACCAATGCAAAAAAAGCATTAAAAACCATGGAGCAGTTAGAAAACGAAATTTTGGAAAAAGGTTTTAATGCAGGAACGATTCAAAACATGCAACGTTTAAATTACGAATTATTAAAATTAGATACAGCTGCTTTAGAGCAAGGAGAAGATAAAAAACGAAAATCTACTACTAATTTTAAAGAAACGAAAAGAAATAAAGCAAAAGCATTGCAATTTAAAAAGCAGTTTTACAATCAAATAGAAATATTAAATAGACAATCCTTACCTTTGCAGGAAAATTACAAAATAAAGGTTCGAGAATATTTTTCTGAACCTCAGAAAAAAGAAAAATGA
- the gltX gene encoding glutamate--tRNA ligase translates to MESNVRVRFAPSPTGPLHIGGVRTALYNYLFAKKHNGTFVLRIEDTDQTRYVANAEQYIIDSLKWCNIPFDEGSGKNEKFGPYKQSERKEIYKKYVDILIEKGWAYYAFDTVEALDTERKAHESEGKTFIYNWHNREKGRLVNSLVLTNEETQNRINNNDKYVVRFKSPQDETLIMNDEIRGEIKIDTNVLDDKILFKSDGMPTYHLANIVDDHLMEISHVIRGEEWLPSMALHVLLYKAFGWKTPKFAHLPLILKPTGKGKLSKRDGDKLGFPVFPLAYTNEETGDVSRGYKEDGYFADAFINMLAFLGWNPGTEQELFSLEDLAQEFDLKRVSKSGAKFNPDKTKWFQQQYMQTKSDALLTDLYLPILEEKGIKTDKNYTQKVVSLIKERAVFVSDFWDLSSFFFEAPTEYDAKASKKNWKEGTAELMQELISEIEKIQDFSSENTEKEIKEWIANKEIGFGKVMQPLRLSLVGKLAGPHLFDIMEMIGKEETILRIENAILKISI, encoded by the coding sequence ATGGAATCTAATGTTCGTGTTCGTTTTGCCCCAAGTCCAACAGGACCATTACATATTGGTGGCGTAAGAACAGCTTTATACAATTATTTATTCGCCAAAAAACACAATGGAACTTTTGTGTTAAGAATCGAAGACACAGACCAAACTCGTTATGTTGCCAATGCAGAACAATATATTATAGACTCTTTAAAATGGTGTAATATTCCTTTTGATGAAGGTTCAGGAAAGAACGAAAAATTTGGTCCATACAAACAGTCGGAACGTAAAGAAATTTACAAAAAATACGTAGATATTCTTATTGAAAAAGGCTGGGCTTATTATGCTTTTGATACTGTTGAAGCTTTAGATACAGAAAGAAAAGCTCACGAATCTGAAGGAAAAACATTTATTTACAATTGGCACAATCGCGAAAAAGGACGTTTGGTAAATTCTTTAGTTTTAACTAATGAAGAAACACAAAACCGAATTAATAATAACGATAAATATGTAGTTCGTTTTAAATCTCCACAAGACGAAACTTTAATAATGAATGACGAAATTCGTGGAGAAATTAAAATAGATACCAATGTTTTAGACGATAAAATTTTGTTTAAAAGTGATGGTATGCCAACTTATCATTTAGCAAATATTGTTGATGACCATTTAATGGAAATTAGTCACGTAATTCGTGGTGAAGAATGGTTACCATCCATGGCTTTACACGTTTTATTATACAAAGCATTTGGTTGGAAAACTCCAAAATTTGCACATTTGCCATTAATTTTAAAACCAACTGGAAAAGGAAAATTAAGCAAAAGAGATGGCGATAAATTAGGTTTCCCAGTATTTCCTTTAGCCTACACAAATGAAGAAACTGGAGACGTTTCTCGTGGTTATAAAGAAGATGGTTATTTTGCAGATGCTTTTATAAATATGTTGGCTTTTTTAGGCTGGAATCCTGGAACAGAACAGGAATTATTTTCTTTAGAAGATTTAGCACAAGAGTTTGATTTAAAACGTGTTAGTAAATCTGGTGCCAAATTTAATCCCGATAAAACGAAGTGGTTTCAGCAACAATATATGCAAACAAAATCTGATGCATTATTAACAGATTTGTACTTGCCTATTTTAGAAGAAAAAGGAATTAAAACGGATAAAAATTATACTCAAAAAGTAGTTTCTTTAATTAAAGAAAGAGCCGTTTTCGTATCAGATTTTTGGGATTTATCTTCTTTCTTTTTTGAAGCTCCAACAGAATATGATGCAAAAGCTTCAAAAAAGAATTGGAAAGAAGGAACTGCAGAATTAATGCAAGAATTGATTTCAGAAATTGAAAAAATCCAAGACTTTTCATCAGAAAACACAGAAAAAGAAATTAAAGAGTGGATTGCCAATAAAGAAATTGGTTTTGGTAAAGTAATGCAACCACTACGTTTATCTTTGGTTGGTAAATTAGCTGGACCTCATTTATTTGATATTATGGAAATGATTGGAAAAGAAGAAACAATTTTGAGAATTGAAAACGCAATTTTAAAAATTAGTATTTAA
- a CDS encoding SPFH domain-containing protein has product MPPFLIILLFIGILILFASFFMVKQQTAAIIERFGRFNAIRQSGLRAKIPFVDRVAGRLSLKIQQLDVIIETKTLDDVFVKLKVSVQYKVIYDKVYDAFYKLDYPHDQITSYVFDVVRAEVPKMKLDDVFVKKDDIAIAVKAELNDAMLDYGFDIIKTLVTDIDPDAQVKEAMNRINASEREKIAAQFEGDAQRILIVERAKAEAESKRLQGQGIADQRREIARGLEESVDVLNRVGINSQEASALIVVTQHYDTLQAIGGETNSNLILLPNSPQAGSQMLNDMVASFTASNQIGEAMKNQKTKKLDK; this is encoded by the coding sequence ATGCCTCCTTTTTTAATTATCCTTTTATTTATTGGAATTCTTATTCTTTTCGCTTCCTTTTTTATGGTAAAACAACAAACTGCTGCTATAATCGAACGTTTTGGAAGATTTAACGCCATAAGACAATCTGGTCTTAGAGCAAAAATACCTTTTGTAGATAGGGTTGCAGGAAGATTAAGTTTAAAAATTCAGCAATTAGATGTTATTATAGAAACAAAAACATTAGATGATGTTTTTGTAAAATTAAAAGTTTCTGTACAATACAAAGTTATTTACGACAAGGTGTACGATGCTTTTTATAAATTAGATTATCCTCACGATCAAATAACTTCTTATGTTTTTGATGTAGTAAGAGCAGAAGTTCCAAAAATGAAATTAGACGATGTTTTTGTAAAAAAAGATGATATTGCCATCGCTGTAAAAGCAGAATTAAATGATGCCATGTTAGATTATGGTTTCGATATTATTAAAACGTTGGTTACAGATATCGATCCAGATGCGCAAGTAAAAGAAGCCATGAACAGAATTAATGCTTCCGAAAGAGAAAAAATTGCGGCTCAATTTGAAGGGGATGCACAACGTATTTTAATTGTAGAACGTGCAAAAGCAGAAGCAGAAAGTAAGCGTTTGCAAGGACAAGGTATTGCAGATCAACGAAGAGAAATTGCGCGTGGTTTAGAAGAATCTGTAGATGTTTTAAATAGAGTAGGTATCAATTCACAAGAAGCGTCTGCATTAATCGTGGTAACCCAACATTATGATACTTTACAAGCAATTGGAGGCGAAACTAATAGCAACTTAATTTTATTACCAAACTCGCCACAAGCTGGAAGCCAAATGTTAAACGATATGGTAGCTAGTTTTACAGCAAGTAACCAAATTGGTGAAGCTATGAAAAATCAAAAAACAAAAAAATTAGACAAATAA
- the tatA gene encoding twin-arginine translocase TatA/TatE family subunit — MNSLSIFFGFIGGPQVIIILVVVLLLFGGRKIPELMKGLGSGIKEFKNASKEDSEEQLKEENK; from the coding sequence ATGAACAGTTTATCTATATTTTTTGGCTTTATTGGCGGACCTCAAGTAATTATAATTCTTGTAGTTGTTTTATTATTGTTTGGTGGAAGAAAAATACCAGAATTAATGAAAGGTTTAGGAAGTGGAATTAAAGAATTTAAAAATGCTTCTAAAGAAGATTCAGAAGAACAACTAAAAGAAGAAAACAAATAA
- a CDS encoding head GIN domain-containing protein — protein MKKLAFLNLLFVAFLTNAQTTVTKNLGDYNTLKVYNGIEVTLIKSTDQKLEITGEKSEMVKIKNVNNTLKLSLPFSLKPDNNAADGKILIKIYYNKNIDVIDANEGATITGKDFKQDKIEVNAQERAFINLTLTTKELKVRASSGGIIKLSGTTTNQEVDVDLYGIYHGFKMNSSAKTDVKAGTGAKAEVNAEKTLHAKVSFGGTIFYKGNPEVVKDKKVIGGIIEKRN, from the coding sequence ATGAAAAAATTAGCTTTTTTAAACTTACTATTTGTAGCATTTTTAACAAATGCACAAACAACAGTTACTAAGAACTTAGGCGATTATAATACATTAAAAGTGTATAATGGAATAGAAGTAACACTTATAAAATCTACCGATCAAAAGTTAGAAATTACTGGCGAAAAATCGGAAATGGTAAAAATTAAAAATGTAAACAACACTTTAAAATTATCTTTACCTTTTTCTTTAAAACCAGATAATAATGCTGCAGATGGTAAAATTTTAATTAAAATTTATTACAATAAAAATATCGATGTTATTGATGCAAATGAAGGTGCAACAATTACTGGAAAAGATTTTAAACAAGATAAAATTGAAGTAAATGCACAAGAAAGAGCATTCATAAACTTAACCTTAACAACAAAAGAATTAAAAGTAAGAGCTTCTTCTGGAGGAATTATAAAACTTTCTGGAACAACAACTAACCAAGAAGTAGATGTAGATTTATATGGTATTTACCATGGTTTTAAAATGAATTCTTCAGCAAAAACAGATGTAAAAGCAGGAACAGGAGCGAAAGCAGAGGTAAATGCAGAGAAAACGTTGCATGCGAAAGTAAGTTTTGGAGGAACCATTTTTTACAAAGGAAATCCAGAAGTTGTAAAAGATAAAAAAGTAATTGGTGGTATTATCGAAAAAAGAAATTAG
- a CDS encoding heavy metal-binding domain-containing protein — translation MILTTTHNIESFKIINYLGIVTGTAYDSSYSSNGTKMSFKDMFSMSKYYEKYTLGLEAIKEKAFQNLKDNALKLGANAVVGIQLDVEPLANSSTLLVSITGTAVKAE, via the coding sequence ATGATTTTAACAACAACACACAACATAGAAAGCTTTAAAATAATTAATTATTTAGGAATTGTAACAGGAACAGCCTACGATTCTAGTTACTCTTCAAACGGAACAAAAATGTCTTTTAAAGACATGTTTAGCATGTCTAAATATTACGAAAAATATACTTTGGGTTTAGAAGCTATTAAAGAAAAAGCCTTCCAAAATTTAAAAGATAATGCTTTAAAATTAGGTGCAAATGCAGTTGTTGGTATTCAGTTAGATGTAGAACCTTTGGCAAATTCATCTACTTTATTAGTTTCAATTACAGGCACTGCAGTAAAAGCTGAATAG
- a CDS encoding ribonuclease R family protein, which yields MTKKKKKIYKKKGKVVKDLTKNIFRILNEDSSKFFNYKQIASKLKIEDTNGKNQVIKKLAELTATKKIKEVDRGKFQINEDRKYSIGTLDITSNGNGYFVTDAYEHDVFVPNINLGKGLHGDVVRAYVYKRKRSNKLEADVVEIIERAKTEFVGVLQKNKNFGFVICDNHKMYADIFISQNKINGAEHGDKVQATIQDWPENSKNPFGKITTVLGKPGDHNTEMHSILLEYDLPYEFPPEVEKDAKLLPLEITKEEISNRRDMRKDLTFTIDPKDAKDFDDALSFTKLENGNFEVGIHIADVSHYLEPNTLLDNEAYERATSVYLVDRVVPMLPEMLSNGVCSLRPNEEKLTFSAVFEINQKAQIVNEWFGRTVTYSDQRFAYEEAQYLIENNDVISSEIEKSHNNFNCTIPSNISITDKEYIVTPEVVEATLQLDKLAKILRKKRMRQGAISFDRVEVKFNLDEEANPIGVFFKTSKDANKLIEEFMLLANRKVAEFIGRHKGKPSGKTFIYRVHDEPNEEKLASLENIIGKFGYKIDTTTKQSTSNSLNKLLNDVNGKAESNMIETLAIRTMSKAVYTTQNIGHYGLAFDYYSHFTSPIRRYPDVMTHRLLQHYLDGGTSPKADSYEEKCKHSSHREELASKAERSSIKYMQVKYMQDHKDEVFNGVITGVTEWGIYVEISANKCEGMVRIRDIKSDYYIFDEDQYAIIGQSTKNMYQLGDNVKVQVKKTDLERKHLDFNLIEE from the coding sequence ATGACAAAAAAGAAGAAAAAAATATACAAAAAGAAAGGAAAAGTTGTAAAAGATTTAACCAAAAATATATTTAGAATTTTAAATGAAGACAGTAGTAAGTTCTTTAATTATAAACAAATAGCTTCAAAATTAAAAATAGAAGATACTAATGGGAAAAATCAGGTTATTAAAAAATTAGCCGAATTAACTGCTACCAAAAAAATTAAAGAAGTAGATAGAGGAAAGTTTCAAATTAATGAAGATAGAAAATATTCTATTGGAACTTTAGATATTACATCGAACGGAAATGGATATTTTGTAACAGACGCTTACGAACACGATGTTTTTGTTCCAAACATTAACCTTGGTAAGGGTTTACATGGCGATGTTGTAAGAGCTTATGTGTACAAACGAAAGCGAAGTAATAAGCTAGAAGCCGATGTTGTAGAAATTATAGAACGTGCAAAAACAGAGTTCGTAGGTGTTTTACAGAAGAATAAAAATTTCGGATTCGTAATTTGCGACAACCACAAAATGTACGCAGATATTTTTATTTCTCAAAACAAGATAAATGGCGCAGAACATGGAGATAAAGTACAAGCAACCATACAAGATTGGCCAGAAAATTCTAAAAATCCGTTTGGTAAAATAACCACAGTTTTAGGAAAACCAGGAGACCATAATACAGAAATGCATTCTATTTTATTAGAATACGATTTGCCTTACGAATTTCCGCCAGAAGTAGAAAAAGATGCAAAATTACTTCCATTAGAAATTACAAAAGAAGAAATTTCGAATCGAAGAGATATGCGTAAAGATTTAACGTTTACCATAGATCCAAAAGATGCAAAAGATTTTGATGATGCATTATCTTTCACAAAATTAGAAAACGGAAATTTCGAAGTAGGCATTCACATTGCAGATGTTTCGCATTATTTAGAACCAAATACCCTTTTAGATAACGAAGCTTATGAAAGAGCAACATCTGTTTATTTAGTAGATAGAGTAGTGCCAATGTTACCAGAAATGTTAAGTAATGGTGTTTGTTCTTTAAGACCAAATGAAGAAAAATTAACGTTTTCTGCAGTTTTTGAAATCAACCAAAAAGCACAAATCGTAAACGAATGGTTTGGTAGAACTGTCACCTATTCCGACCAACGTTTTGCGTATGAAGAAGCACAATATTTAATTGAAAATAATGATGTGATCTCGAGCGAAATCGAGAAATCTCATAATAATTTTAACTGCACAATTCCTTCAAATATTTCAATTACAGATAAAGAGTATATTGTTACTCCAGAAGTGGTAGAAGCCACTTTACAATTAGATAAATTGGCAAAAATTCTTCGTAAAAAAAGAATGAGACAAGGTGCCATTTCTTTTGATAGAGTAGAAGTAAAGTTTAATTTAGATGAAGAAGCAAACCCAATTGGTGTTTTCTTTAAAACCTCTAAAGATGCTAATAAATTAATTGAAGAATTTATGTTATTAGCCAATAGAAAAGTGGCAGAATTTATTGGAAGACATAAAGGAAAACCATCAGGAAAAACGTTTATTTACAGAGTTCATGACGAGCCAAATGAAGAAAAATTAGCTTCTTTAGAAAATATTATTGGCAAATTCGGTTATAAAATTGATACGACTACAAAACAATCTACATCTAATTCTTTAAATAAGCTTTTAAATGATGTAAATGGAAAAGCAGAATCGAATATGATAGAAACGCTTGCTATTAGAACCATGTCTAAGGCAGTCTATACCACACAAAATATTGGGCATTATGGATTGGCTTTCGACTATTACAGCCATTTTACGTCGCCAATTAGACGTTACCCAGATGTTATGACACACAGATTATTGCAACATTATTTAGATGGAGGAACATCACCAAAAGCAGATTCTTACGAAGAGAAATGTAAACATTCTTCACATAGAGAAGAATTGGCTTCAAAAGCAGAACGTTCTTCCATAAAATATATGCAAGTTAAATACATGCAAGATCATAAAGATGAAGTGTTTAATGGTGTAATTACAGGTGTTACAGAATGGGGAATTTATGTAGAAATTTCGGCCAATAAATGTGAAGGAATGGTAAGAATTAGAGATATAAAAAGCGATTATTATATTTTTGATGAAGACCAATATGCTATTATTGGGCAGTCTACAAAAAATATGTATCAATTAGGAGATAATGTAAAAGTTCAGGTAAAAAAAACCGATTTAGAACGCAAACATTTAGATTTTAATTTAATTGAAGAATAA
- the rpiB gene encoding ribose 5-phosphate isomerase B has translation MTIAIGNDHAGTAYKFEIIKHLEEKGHKVLNFGTDSNSSMDYPDAIHPTANAVESGKAALGIILCGSGNGAQMTANKHQGIRAALCWNKELVELTRQHNNANVLTIPARFVSLQQAISFVDVFLNTEFEGGRHATRVDKISCAV, from the coding sequence ATGACAATTGCCATTGGTAACGATCATGCAGGAACAGCATACAAGTTCGAAATTATAAAACATTTAGAAGAAAAAGGACATAAGGTATTAAATTTTGGAACCGACTCAAATAGTTCTATGGATTATCCAGATGCTATTCACCCAACAGCAAATGCAGTAGAATCTGGGAAAGCAGCATTAGGTATTATTTTATGTGGTTCTGGAAATGGCGCACAAATGACAGCCAACAAACACCAAGGAATTAGAGCAGCTTTGTGTTGGAATAAAGAATTAGTAGAGTTAACAAGACAGCATAACAATGCAAACGTTTTAACAATTCCTGCACGTTTTGTGTCTTTACAACAAGCCATTAGTTTTGTAGATGTTTTCTTAAATACAGAATTTGAGGGAGGAAGACATGCAACTAGAGTCGATAAAATTTCTTGTGCTGTGTAA
- a CDS encoding GNAT family N-acetyltransferase, translated as MNFTTKQFSELTTYELYEILQLRAKVFVVEQDCVYQDVDGKDFKSLHVFGLKNDKIVAYARIFNAENSFKNAYIGRVLVSAEERKQGFGNDLIKASIKAVKMHFNADKITISAQAYLQKFYESHGFVKIGKEYLEDGIPHIRMDRN; from the coding sequence ATGAACTTCACTACAAAACAATTTTCCGAATTAACAACTTACGAATTGTACGAAATATTGCAATTACGTGCTAAAGTTTTTGTGGTGGAGCAAGATTGTGTGTATCAAGATGTAGATGGAAAAGATTTTAAGTCTTTACATGTTTTTGGTCTTAAAAATGACAAAATAGTTGCATATGCAAGAATTTTTAACGCGGAAAATTCTTTTAAGAATGCCTATATTGGTAGAGTATTAGTTTCTGCTGAAGAACGTAAACAAGGTTTTGGTAACGATTTAATAAAAGCTTCCATAAAAGCAGTAAAAATGCATTTTAATGCTGATAAAATTACCATTTCTGCTCAAGCTTATTTGCAAAAATTCTACGAATCTCACGGATTTGTAAAAATAGGTAAGGAGTACTTAGAAGATGGAATCCCTCATATTCGAATGGATAGAAATTAA